One region of Ferrimicrobium sp. genomic DNA includes:
- a CDS encoding sterol desaturase family protein: protein MTFIAILIATFIVMEPVAYLAHRAIMHGAAWLLHASHHRPRETTFEANDLFPIGFALPTIVLFWFATSHPVLLPIAIGITLYGVAYSFVHDFYIHQRLGVIPKVRYLEYLKHAHALHHLYNEEPYGMLAPILPARLRPMMELEVVQNWNPSSVKP from the coding sequence ATGACGTTTATTGCGATTCTCATCGCTACCTTCATCGTGATGGAGCCAGTCGCCTATCTCGCCCACCGGGCGATCATGCACGGTGCGGCCTGGTTGCTTCATGCCTCACATCATCGCCCCCGCGAGACGACCTTCGAGGCGAATGACCTTTTCCCGATCGGTTTTGCCTTACCTACGATCGTCCTCTTCTGGTTTGCGACCTCACACCCAGTCTTGCTGCCAATCGCTATCGGCATCACGCTATACGGCGTCGCCTACAGTTTCGTACACGACTTCTACATCCACCAGAGGCTTGGGGTGATTCCCAAGGTACGCTATCTCGAGTACCTCAAGCATGCTCATGCCCTCCATCATCTGTACAACGAGGAACCCTACGGTATGCTCGCTCCAATCCTACCCGCCCGGTTACGGCCGATGATGGAGCTTGAAGTTGTACAAAACTGGAACCCGAGTTCGGTAAAGCCCTAA